One genomic region from Aneurinibacillus sp. REN35 encodes:
- a CDS encoding sigma-54-dependent Fis family transcriptional regulator, with protein MVESQVGTNAIGTALATKEPMQIIGFEHYSKASHRWSCFSAPIRNDRNEIIGIIDVSTMKVHDDLDILSAVFSVACSIEHKWKLQQQQHRLNLLETYLHRKENDADKDFLIFDNDGYFVTSSKSLMPRMKEHVNFHMHMMDVADLSIVEHSRHPILLHGQKMGYKIEVLHKTSDPVFPVPYKEPPSPLFVGERGISGAFQKTIEQIQKLAQSDITVFIHGESGTGKELIAKSIHLNSPRKKKPFVAINCGAIPKELMESELFGYEAGAFTGAKKGGHKGKFVQADGGTIFLDEIGDMPLSMQVALLRVIQEREITPIGGHIPHAIDVRIITATHKNVHDLVEAGVFREDLFYRLHVFSIKAPSLHERKEDIPYLIAHFCEKHEWQIEIPDSIMKYFLSYTWPGNIRELFNILERLRVLSEGDILSVDHLPSSMLQQCCIQQQNTSKPSQLSYKEQLKRASLIKALEKTNGNAREAAELLGISLSTIYRQIKKYTL; from the coding sequence ATGGTCGAGAGCCAGGTAGGAACGAATGCGATTGGTACAGCTCTGGCTACGAAAGAGCCGATGCAAATTATCGGCTTTGAACATTACTCTAAAGCAAGTCATCGCTGGTCCTGCTTCTCAGCTCCCATCCGCAACGACCGCAATGAAATTATAGGCATCATTGATGTATCGACAATGAAGGTTCATGATGATCTTGATATCTTAAGTGCCGTCTTCTCTGTAGCATGCAGCATCGAACATAAATGGAAGTTACAGCAGCAACAACACCGCCTTAATCTACTTGAGACCTACCTGCATAGAAAAGAGAACGACGCAGATAAAGATTTCCTTATTTTTGATAACGACGGATACTTTGTCACGTCAAGTAAATCTCTTATGCCCAGAATGAAAGAGCATGTAAATTTCCACATGCATATGATGGACGTTGCGGACTTGTCTATTGTTGAACACAGCCGCCATCCGATTCTTTTACATGGGCAGAAAATGGGCTATAAAATCGAGGTGCTTCATAAAACTAGCGACCCGGTATTTCCTGTTCCATATAAAGAGCCGCCTTCTCCGCTATTTGTTGGTGAGCGCGGAATTAGTGGAGCCTTTCAAAAAACAATAGAGCAAATCCAAAAGCTTGCACAATCAGATATTACCGTGTTTATTCATGGCGAAAGCGGTACAGGTAAAGAGTTAATTGCAAAATCCATTCATCTAAACAGTCCAAGAAAAAAGAAGCCCTTTGTTGCCATTAACTGCGGAGCGATTCCGAAAGAATTAATGGAAAGCGAGTTATTCGGTTATGAAGCAGGGGCATTCACGGGAGCAAAAAAGGGCGGACATAAAGGAAAATTCGTACAAGCTGACGGTGGAACCATCTTTCTAGACGAAATTGGCGACATGCCGCTGTCCATGCAGGTCGCTCTGCTGCGCGTTATCCAAGAGCGGGAGATCACACCGATTGGCGGGCATATTCCGCATGCAATTGATGTGCGCATCATTACAGCTACACATAAAAATGTACATGATCTAGTAGAAGCAGGGGTATTCCGTGAGGATTTATTTTACCGGCTGCATGTCTTCTCAATTAAAGCACCATCCTTACATGAACGGAAAGAGGATATCCCGTATCTAATCGCTCATTTCTGTGAAAAGCATGAGTGGCAGATAGAGATTCCTGATTCGATTATGAAGTATTTCTTAAGCTATACATGGCCCGGGAATATACGTGAATTATTCAATATACTTGAGAGGCTGCGTGTGCTTTCAGAAGGGGACATACTCTCCGTAGATCACCTTCCCTCCTCGATGCTACAGCAATGCTGTATACAACAACAGAATACAAGCAAACCAAGTCAGCTCTCATACAAAGAACAGTTGAAGCGCGCATCCCTGATTAAGGCACTGGAGAAGACAAATGGTAACGCTAGAGAGGCTGCTGAATTATTAGGCATATCGCTTAGCACCATTTATCGGCAGATTAAAAAGTATACACTATAA
- a CDS encoding LLM class flavin-dependent oxidoreductase, which translates to MMKIGLFLMPSHPPERSLYDATQWDLEMIKYADELGYSEAWIGEHFTSDWEPIPAPDLMIAQALLQTKNIKLAPGAHLLPYHHPAELAHRIAYLDHVAQGRLMFGIGSSGLPSDWALFNVDGFAGENRKMTSEALEIILKLWTEKERFEYKGNYWNVNKTDTMFNLLGPHILPYQQPYPPIGIAGLSPGSETLKMAGEYGFIPLSLGANNEYIASHWDSILEGARRSGKTPNRQEWRITRDVFVADTDEEAYEWSLGSMMGRQHREYWLPLFGSFRMMSVFKHREDVPDEEVSAEYMAENSWIIGSPDTVARKLDELSETVGGFGTLLVTAYDYADYPEPWKKSMRLLKEEVLPRMKNNDQILQP; encoded by the coding sequence ATGATGAAAATAGGATTATTCTTAATGCCATCGCATCCGCCGGAGAGAAGCTTGTATGATGCCACACAATGGGATTTAGAGATGATTAAATATGCCGATGAATTAGGGTATAGTGAAGCTTGGATTGGTGAGCACTTCACTTCGGATTGGGAACCTATTCCAGCCCCAGACTTAATGATTGCTCAAGCCTTGCTTCAAACTAAGAACATCAAGCTAGCTCCAGGCGCACATTTATTGCCGTATCATCATCCTGCCGAGCTTGCTCATCGTATTGCTTATCTTGATCACGTAGCGCAGGGCAGGCTGATGTTTGGGATTGGGTCAAGCGGGCTGCCAAGCGATTGGGCTTTATTTAATGTGGATGGATTTGCGGGAGAAAACCGAAAAATGACATCCGAAGCACTTGAAATTATTCTGAAGCTTTGGACGGAAAAGGAGCGGTTTGAATATAAGGGAAATTACTGGAACGTCAATAAAACAGATACGATGTTTAACCTGCTAGGTCCGCATATTCTTCCATATCAGCAGCCATATCCGCCTATCGGCATTGCCGGACTTAGCCCAGGTTCAGAGACGCTAAAAATGGCAGGGGAATATGGGTTTATCCCACTAAGTCTCGGTGCAAATAATGAATATATAGCAAGCCACTGGGATTCCATTCTTGAAGGGGCGAGGCGCAGTGGAAAAACACCAAATCGTCAAGAATGGAGAATTACACGAGATGTTTTTGTAGCTGATACGGATGAGGAGGCTTATGAATGGTCGTTGGGTTCGATGATGGGACGACAGCATCGGGAGTATTGGTTGCCGTTATTCGGCAGTTTTCGCATGATGTCAGTGTTTAAGCATCGAGAAGATGTACCTGATGAAGAGGTAAGTGCAGAATATATGGCCGAGAACAGTTGGATTATCGGCTCGCCGGATACAGTGGCTCGAAAGCTAGATGAGCTTTCTGAAACGGTTGGTGGATTTGGAACACTGCTTGTAACAGCGTATGATTATGCGGATTATCCAGAGCCATGGAAAAAATCTATGCGCCTGCTAAAAGAAGAGGTTTTACCACGAATGAAAAATAACGATCAGATCCTTCAGCCATAA
- a CDS encoding GntR family transcriptional regulator codes for MPFSKIEQPQSFKQHAYEKIKNAIIDHQILPGEPLFERNLSESLGISRTPIREAIQLLELEGWVQSIPRKGTFVCNISRQDVEEVLQLRKANEALVMELLIPTITEEKMEDIDRIYGHQSVEKENNQRFISIDKDFHIYLAELSGNRRLAQYMQTLSDQMRWFGIQALNLPDRAEQTLHEHAVIIEGIKNRDVEQAKQAVIEHIDRTREAVLSVLHTIKEADR; via the coding sequence ATGCCGTTTTCAAAAATAGAACAACCGCAGTCTTTTAAGCAGCATGCATATGAAAAAATTAAGAATGCGATTATTGATCATCAGATTTTACCTGGAGAGCCGTTGTTTGAACGTAATTTGAGTGAAAGTCTGGGGATTAGCCGGACGCCGATTAGAGAGGCCATTCAATTGCTAGAGCTTGAAGGGTGGGTGCAATCGATTCCAAGAAAAGGGACATTCGTTTGCAATATTTCAAGACAAGATGTAGAAGAAGTGCTTCAGCTGCGCAAAGCGAATGAAGCTCTGGTGATGGAGTTGCTGATTCCTACAATTACAGAAGAAAAGATGGAGGATATTGACCGTATCTATGGCCATCAATCTGTGGAGAAAGAAAACAATCAGCGGTTCATTTCCATAGATAAGGACTTCCATATTTATCTTGCTGAGCTTAGCGGAAATCGCCGTCTGGCGCAATATATGCAGACATTAAGCGATCAGATGCGCTGGTTTGGTATTCAAGCACTCAATCTACCAGATCGGGCAGAACAGACACTTCACGAGCATGCGGTAATTATTGAAGGGATTAAAAACCGGGATGTTGAGCAAGCCAAGCAAGCAGTCATCGAGCATATTGACCGCACACGTGAAGCCGTTCTTTCCGTACTTCATACAATCAAGGAGGCAGACAGATGA
- a CDS encoding DUF2848 family protein has protein sequence MRSLAITIETAEERSRDKEVAIKKVLVVGYGGRDIEKVKEHIEELAEIGVKPPQTIPAIYPMELAVLNTDASIAVSGKQTSGEAEYVLLHDGSEWLVTLGSDHTDRKLEAEDIQKSKEACPKPVALHFWRLSDIEKHWDQLLLRSWMTDEAGRRLYQEHDLTALLPVPELLQKLHDLGYQDLEHTMIFSGTVPTLEGFAYGSRFEMELEDPVLGRAIKAEYNIEIEEVSRA, from the coding sequence ATGAGGTCATTAGCAATCACGATTGAAACAGCCGAAGAAAGGAGTCGAGACAAAGAGGTTGCCATCAAAAAAGTACTGGTCGTCGGCTATGGAGGCCGAGACATCGAGAAAGTAAAGGAACATATTGAAGAATTAGCCGAGATTGGAGTAAAGCCTCCTCAGACCATCCCTGCCATTTATCCGATGGAGCTTGCTGTTCTAAATACGGATGCATCCATTGCAGTAAGCGGGAAGCAAACATCAGGAGAAGCAGAATATGTACTGCTGCATGATGGGAGCGAATGGTTGGTTACATTAGGGAGTGACCACACAGATCGCAAGCTTGAGGCAGAAGATATTCAGAAGTCTAAGGAAGCGTGCCCGAAGCCTGTTGCCCTGCACTTTTGGCGGCTTTCCGATATAGAGAAGCATTGGGATCAACTGCTGCTTCGTTCATGGATGACCGATGAAGCCGGACGTCGTTTATATCAAGAGCATGATCTAACAGCCCTGCTGCCAGTACCAGAACTTTTGCAGAAACTACACGACTTAGGCTATCAGGATCTAGAGCATACCATGATTTTCTCAGGCACGGTTCCTACCTTAGAAGGGTTTGCATATGGCAGTAGGTTTGAAATGGAACTAGAAGACCCTGTGCTTGGACGAGCTATTAAAGCTGAATACAACATTGAAATAGAAGAGGTGAGTCGGGCATGA
- a CDS encoding carbon-nitrogen family hydrolase produces MKVSLIQMDVKIGEPDYNFEQAQKLVEQAAKEKPDLIILPEMWNSGYALEKAQEVADKDGRRTRELFSALAKKHTAAIVAGSVLYEDTTSGNITNTMLVFDKQGQEIMRYDKLHLFRLMDEHLYLHAGDSFGVFELEGVVIGAMICYDLRFPQLSRQLVQRGASLLINVAQWPTPRVDHWKTLLAARAIENQSYMIAVNRCGKSRDTQFPGSSMVFGPWGEALLAGDDREQIYHIDIDIDKVAETRGKIPVFDDQRFDMYSK; encoded by the coding sequence ATGAAAGTTTCACTCATTCAGATGGACGTAAAAATCGGTGAACCGGATTATAATTTTGAGCAAGCCCAGAAGTTAGTGGAGCAGGCAGCAAAAGAAAAGCCGGATCTTATTATTCTTCCTGAGATGTGGAACAGTGGGTATGCGTTAGAGAAGGCGCAGGAAGTGGCCGATAAGGATGGGAGGCGTACACGAGAGCTTTTCTCGGCTCTGGCAAAAAAACATACAGCCGCAATCGTGGCTGGAAGCGTTTTATATGAAGATACGACGAGTGGAAATATCACCAATACGATGCTTGTTTTCGATAAGCAGGGACAAGAAATCATGCGCTATGATAAGCTTCATCTTTTCCGATTGATGGATGAGCATCTATATCTACATGCAGGTGACTCATTCGGCGTGTTTGAGCTTGAGGGTGTAGTGATCGGTGCGATGATCTGTTATGATTTGCGATTCCCGCAGCTTTCCCGCCAACTGGTTCAGCGAGGTGCAAGTCTATTGATCAATGTAGCACAATGGCCTACGCCGCGTGTGGATCATTGGAAAACGCTACTGGCTGCGCGCGCCATTGAAAATCAATCCTATATGATTGCAGTTAATCGCTGTGGGAAAAGTCGTGATACTCAATTCCCGGGAAGCTCTATGGTTTTTGGGCCGTGGGGAGAGGCGCTGCTTGCCGGTGATGATAGGGAACAAATCTATCACATTGATATTGATATAGATAAAGTCGCTGAGACGAGAGGGAAAATCCCGGTGTTTGATGACCAACGCTTTGATATGTATTCCAAATAA
- a CDS encoding TRAP transporter substrate-binding protein, translated as MMKKRIFAGVASAVLAMGTLIGCSSSDSAGSKEGGAAGNSEVTIKLAHTGSEDHQYHIGAEIFKKEVEAASNNQVKVKIYPNAQLGSEKDAVEGIANGTIDMSVVAADSSLANLVPEMNVFGIPFLFKDQAHVYNTLDGDIGKELLKKMDEKNMKGLGYWEIGFRNMTNKSKPINTPADMSGLKIRVQPAPVWEQFMKSLGANPTPVPFNELYSALEQGVVDGQENPIATIMSMKFYEVQKQVAMTKHTYSPGAVLMSNKKYNSLSDEQKKAVEAAVQKASQEQRKVLGEKEEKSIEELKAKGVNITEPDRAAFTETTKNVAQAVADKVPQELIEKIKAAAK; from the coding sequence ATGATGAAAAAACGGATTTTTGCAGGTGTAGCCAGTGCTGTGCTTGCGATGGGAACATTAATCGGATGCTCTTCTAGTGATTCTGCAGGCTCTAAAGAAGGAGGAGCAGCAGGCAACAGCGAGGTTACCATTAAACTCGCACATACAGGGTCTGAAGACCATCAATACCACATCGGTGCCGAAATCTTCAAAAAAGAAGTAGAAGCGGCGAGCAACAACCAAGTAAAAGTAAAGATTTATCCGAACGCTCAGCTTGGAAGTGAAAAGGATGCGGTAGAGGGTATTGCAAACGGTACGATTGATATGTCGGTTGTAGCCGCTGATAGCTCGCTTGCGAACCTCGTGCCTGAAATGAATGTTTTCGGTATTCCATTTTTGTTTAAGGATCAAGCGCACGTATATAACACGCTTGATGGAGACATTGGAAAAGAATTGTTAAAGAAAATGGATGAGAAAAACATGAAGGGTCTTGGTTACTGGGAGATCGGCTTCCGTAACATGACCAACAAAAGTAAACCAATCAATACTCCAGCCGATATGAGCGGATTAAAAATTCGTGTACAGCCTGCACCTGTATGGGAGCAGTTTATGAAATCATTAGGTGCAAACCCGACACCGGTACCATTTAATGAACTGTACAGTGCTCTAGAACAAGGGGTTGTAGACGGACAAGAGAATCCGATTGCTACCATCATGTCCATGAAGTTCTATGAAGTACAAAAGCAAGTAGCCATGACCAAGCACACATACTCACCGGGAGCAGTCCTGATGAGCAACAAAAAATATAATTCTCTTTCCGATGAACAAAAGAAAGCGGTAGAAGCAGCCGTACAGAAGGCTTCACAAGAGCAGCGTAAAGTTCTGGGAGAGAAAGAAGAGAAATCAATCGAGGAACTGAAAGCGAAAGGCGTAAACATTACAGAACCTGATCGCGCCGCTTTTACAGAAACAACAAAAAATGTAGCCCAAGCCGTAGCTGATAAAGTACCACAAGAGTTAATTGAAAAAATTAAAGCGGCAGCAAAATAG
- a CDS encoding TRAP transporter small permease — translation MKVLKNWLEIVTGMSLAIVVLATFAQVLLRFVFKIPAPWTEEVSRIAFAYMIFLGSALGVKYKAHLSVDILAAFPASARKPIASIGHVLAIIFVSIFTYYGWVHATNSWEQFTPTLEISLFYLYLVLPISGLLMLYYLCKNMIEEMKSKEEVKGA, via the coding sequence ATGAAGGTTCTTAAGAATTGGCTTGAGATTGTGACAGGTATGTCTTTAGCGATCGTTGTACTGGCTACATTTGCCCAAGTTCTTCTTCGCTTTGTCTTTAAAATTCCGGCCCCATGGACAGAAGAAGTGTCCCGGATTGCATTTGCTTATATGATATTTCTTGGCTCTGCATTAGGCGTTAAATATAAGGCGCATTTGAGTGTGGATATATTGGCGGCATTTCCTGCTTCGGCACGAAAACCGATTGCTTCGATTGGACATGTGCTGGCAATTATCTTTGTATCCATTTTTACCTATTACGGGTGGGTTCATGCTACAAACTCATGGGAGCAGTTTACTCCTACGCTTGAAATCTCGCTCTTTTACCTTTATCTTGTCCTTCCGATTTCCGGTCTACTTATGCTGTACTACTTATGTAAAAACATGATTGAAGAGATGAAAAGCAAGGAAGAGGTGAAGGGCGCATGA
- a CDS encoding TRAP transporter large permease, translating into MMWLILLLFVLFLFRIPIAYGIGIVSFIGLAMSGTDFVVIAQKTFSGIDSFALVAIPLFVLAGELMTVGGISKRLIDFASLLVGHLPAGLGMVAVMAAMFFSAISGSAIADAAAIGGILIPAMIAQGYDRRFTSTLIASASTIGPVIPPSIPMILFGVMASVSIGDLFLAGVAPGILMGIVLMIYVYYIGKKHNIRGREKAASMGEILHGLKDAFLALLLPIIIIGGFRTGVFTATESGVIAVVYALLIGTVVYRELNIKILPKVLLDTAISSATILFVIANATLFTWLLAFHDIPGQLGEMILGISDQPWVLLLVINIVLLIAGTFIDTISALTIFTPLFLPLILAAGIDPVHFGIIMIINLTIGMITPPLGVCLFVTSSIAKVNLAQMVRPLMPQLLLLLAVLALVTYWPEFSLFLPNLFGANS; encoded by the coding sequence ATGATGTGGTTAATCCTTCTTTTATTCGTCCTCTTCCTATTCCGGATTCCGATCGCTTATGGAATTGGAATCGTATCTTTTATCGGCTTAGCCATGAGCGGCACAGACTTTGTTGTCATTGCCCAAAAAACCTTCTCCGGTATCGATTCGTTTGCTTTAGTTGCGATTCCTTTGTTTGTTCTAGCGGGAGAACTAATGACGGTAGGCGGTATTTCTAAGCGTCTAATTGACTTTGCAAGTCTATTAGTTGGTCATCTCCCAGCAGGGCTAGGAATGGTTGCGGTAATGGCAGCGATGTTTTTCTCCGCGATTTCCGGCTCGGCGATTGCAGATGCGGCAGCGATTGGCGGTATTCTGATCCCGGCTATGATCGCACAAGGATATGACCGACGATTTACGTCTACCTTGATTGCATCAGCTTCGACGATTGGGCCTGTCATACCGCCTTCCATTCCGATGATCCTTTTCGGGGTAATGGCAAGCGTATCAATTGGTGATCTGTTCTTGGCGGGTGTAGCCCCAGGCATTTTAATGGGGATTGTCCTCATGATATATGTATATTACATAGGGAAAAAACATAATATTCGAGGCCGTGAAAAGGCCGCTTCAATGGGTGAGATTCTACATGGGCTTAAGGATGCCTTCTTGGCGCTCTTACTGCCAATCATCATTATCGGTGGGTTTAGAACAGGGGTTTTTACTGCTACTGAATCCGGTGTTATTGCAGTTGTATACGCTTTACTAATCGGGACTGTTGTGTATCGTGAGCTTAATATCAAAATCCTGCCGAAGGTATTGCTAGATACGGCGATTAGTTCGGCGACAATCCTTTTTGTTATCGCAAACGCCACGCTCTTTACGTGGTTGCTAGCGTTCCACGATATTCCTGGTCAGCTAGGCGAGATGATCTTAGGTATTTCTGATCAGCCGTGGGTATTGCTGTTAGTTATTAATATTGTTCTATTAATTGCCGGTACATTTATCGATACGATCAGTGCGCTGACGATCTTTACGCCGCTCTTCCTTCCTCTCATTCTAGCAGCGGGAATTGATCCGGTACACTTTGGTATTATCATGATTATTAACCTGACAATCGGTATGATTACGCCACCGCTTGGGGTATGCTTATTTGTCACATCGTCCATTGCCAAAGTAAATCTGGCACAGATGGTTCGTCCGTTAATGCCGCAGCTTCTATTGCTTTTGGCAGTACTCGCTTTGGTTACATACTGGCCTGAATTTTCACTATTCCTACCTAACCTATTCGGTGCCAACTCGTAG
- a CDS encoding Spo0E family sporulation regulatory protein-aspartic acid phosphatase, whose protein sequence is MDDQLYQIDRRIEMLRRKMNELAKEKQLTDPEVLSISGLLDQVLLEYYHKKSQHVMKCSL, encoded by the coding sequence ATGGATGATCAGCTTTACCAGATTGATCGGAGAATAGAGATGCTTCGGCGAAAAATGAACGAATTAGCAAAAGAGAAACAGCTTACCGATCCCGAGGTTCTTTCGATAAGCGGTTTGCTAGATCAGGTTTTACTTGAGTATTATCACAAAAAAAGTCAGCATGTTATGAAGTGTAGTCTGTAA
- a CDS encoding methyl-accepting chemotaxis protein → MKLTIQRKLLIVFIVLAVLGAGIVGLSYNVANQVKKTYSSLLNVQAEIRFNAKSIEASMSQQNSDLRGYLLTQDKEFITSLQQANQNMNQLIDRTLPLLTTEKEKQALMEIKEFSVPYKKNVDSVVQLTASRFDLAKKTAAVTVIPLGKEMGEKAVELAQKQEKRMQEEREKSDKSIAVAMGTTLVVSLVILALFLAIGFYIARSISRPIKQVSEAVQVVAGGDLTQSDIRIKNRDEVGELAASFNQMSHSLRTLIGEVGVSAEQVAASSEQLTASAEESTHTTTQISTAIQEVALGSENQLHGTEGSAAAMEEVTHGLQRITESSQRISEASLETAKLAEQGNHAIQQTVDQMNEIQHSVDYSVTKVRLLNERSVEIKKIIDVITDISSQTNLLALNAAIEAARAGEHGKGFAVVADEVRKLAEQSNASAVQIVELITDIERNLNETIEAMDLVNQNVEKGVNVAGESGQAFEKILYSVEEVTSQVQEATSISEQLSANSQEVNASVQSIAAIAKQVTSNSQSVASASEEQLASMEDVASSASSLSKMAEELQQTIRKFKV, encoded by the coding sequence ATGAAGCTTACCATTCAAAGAAAATTGCTGATTGTATTTATTGTTTTAGCTGTTTTAGGAGCTGGCATTGTAGGTTTATCATATAATGTAGCGAATCAGGTGAAGAAAACATACTCGAGTTTACTGAATGTACAAGCCGAGATTCGGTTTAACGCAAAAAGTATTGAAGCGAGTATGTCACAGCAAAATAGCGATCTTCGCGGTTACCTTCTCACACAGGATAAAGAATTTATCACATCATTGCAGCAAGCCAATCAGAATATGAATCAACTGATTGATCGTACCTTACCGTTGCTTACAACCGAGAAAGAAAAGCAAGCACTTATGGAAATAAAGGAATTTAGCGTTCCTTACAAAAAAAACGTAGATTCTGTGGTGCAGCTAACAGCAAGCCGCTTCGATCTGGCTAAAAAAACAGCGGCAGTAACGGTCATTCCGCTCGGAAAAGAGATGGGTGAAAAAGCCGTAGAGCTAGCACAAAAACAAGAGAAGCGTATGCAGGAAGAACGAGAGAAGAGCGATAAGAGTATCGCTGTTGCTATGGGGACGACACTGGTTGTCAGCCTTGTCATTCTGGCGTTATTCCTTGCAATCGGCTTCTATATCGCAAGATCAATCTCCCGGCCAATTAAGCAAGTCAGTGAAGCGGTACAGGTTGTAGCGGGTGGGGATTTAACCCAGTCTGATATTAGGATAAAAAATAGAGATGAAGTGGGAGAACTAGCCGCTTCCTTTAATCAGATGAGTCATAGTTTACGCACGCTGATTGGAGAAGTGGGCGTCAGCGCGGAGCAGGTGGCCGCTTCTTCTGAGCAGCTAACAGCAAGTGCGGAAGAATCGACCCATACAACCACGCAGATTTCAACCGCGATTCAGGAAGTAGCCTTAGGCTCTGAAAATCAGCTGCACGGAACGGAAGGAAGTGCGGCTGCAATGGAAGAAGTAACGCATGGATTACAAAGAATTACAGAGTCGTCCCAACGAATTTCAGAAGCTTCTCTAGAGACAGCGAAGCTCGCAGAACAGGGAAACCACGCGATCCAACAAACCGTAGATCAAATGAATGAGATTCAGCACTCGGTTGATTATTCAGTAACCAAAGTAAGGCTTCTAAATGAGCGTTCTGTAGAAATTAAAAAGATTATCGACGTGATTACAGATATTTCATCACAAACGAACCTGCTTGCGCTAAATGCTGCCATTGAAGCAGCACGCGCAGGTGAACACGGAAAAGGATTTGCTGTTGTGGCAGATGAAGTGCGCAAACTAGCCGAACAATCCAATGCCTCAGCGGTTCAAATTGTTGAATTAATTACAGATATCGAAAGAAACTTAAATGAAACGATCGAGGCCATGGATTTGGTGAACCAGAATGTAGAAAAAGGTGTAAATGTTGCTGGTGAGTCCGGTCAAGCCTTTGAAAAAATCTTATACTCTGTAGAAGAAGTGACAAGTCAAGTACAGGAGGCGACCTCAATTTCGGAGCAGTTATCTGCGAATTCACAAGAGGTAAATGCTTCTGTTCAATCTATTGCAGCCATTGCCAAACAAGTCACATCAAACTCGCAAAGTGTGGCCTCTGCTTCAGAGGAACAATTAGCTTCAATGGAAGATGTTGCTTCCTCTGCTTCCTCACTATCGAAGATGGCGGAGGAGCTGCAGCAGACCATTCGCAAATTTAAAGTGTAA